The sequence CGAAAGCGCTTTGGTTCCAGATCGCTTCGCAAAAGGGCAGACGCGTCGATGATGGACAAACAGAAGGAGTACAAACGTATGAGTTATGCCTTCCACAGACAGCAGCAATCGATGGACACACGTATACGTACGTTCAAGTCACCCAAGTGACGGAACGAACGATGGAACGAAATGGACAGCTGATGCTCGTTCCTGATTACGAAGTCGAAAGCTACTGGGTGCGCCTCGAAGGATACGAGCATGTTCGAATGAGTGATGTGCTCGCATTGTATCACGATCATGCGACATGCGAACAGTTTCATAGCGAACTGAAAAGCGACTTAGATTTAGAGCGACTTCCATCAGGGAAGATGAAAACGAATGCGCTCGTGTTAGTCATGGGAGCATTCGTGTACAACCTTCTTCGCCTGATTGGACAAGATCTATTAAGCGATCCGAGACATCCATTACATCATAAAGTGAAACGCCGCCGCATCAAGACGATCATTCAGACGGTGATCACGATGGCAGGTCGACTCGTCCGCCGATCACGACAGATCTGGATGAAACTGACGCGAAGGAGTGGCTATAGCGAGCCCCTACTGAACATTTACATAAAATGGAGAGAAGGAGCATAACGAACGATTGTTCGCAATTCTGTACTCATCCTAACCCTCTGTCCTTTTTTGTTTTTTCTTTGGTTTATATACCTAAAAAAGATATTTATTTCATTTCTGAGAGTGAAGATGACATCTGTTTTAAACATAAAAAGGGAATGGTGGATCACACATCCATAAAACCAGCAAAAAAGTCAAAGTCGATGTCAATCCATCACGGATTCAGGTTTATTATAACAAAAAGAGGAGGAACGTGCCTCCCCTTATTCGTTTTGCGCTTTTTTCAACGTTTGAATCGCTTCTTTCTGTTGTTTCGTTTCTTTTCCGGAGAAAAACCAGCCGCCAGCAGCAATCGCTAAAAGAACGATCCAGAAAATCGCTTTCCATAACGCCGAATGCGCGAAATGTTCAGGAACGACAGCTAAGCTCGGATGCGCAAGCGTATATACTGCCAACTTCACACCGACCCAGCCGACGATTAAAAATGCGGCCGATTCTAGGCTTGGGCGTTTATGCAACAATTTCACGAACGCATTTGCCGCAAAACGCATAATAATGACACCAATCAATCCACCAGCGAAGATGACTAAAAACTTTCCGCCGTCCAGGCCTCCAATAGGCGGTAAGTTCGTATCTGGCAACGTCATCGCTAAAGCGACCGCTGCTAAAATCGAATCGATCGCAAACGCTAAGTCAGCGATCTCCACTTTCAGTACAGTCATCCAAAAACCAGATTGCTTTTTCCCTTCTTTATGCGAACCGTCTCGATTTTTGTTTATAAAATGATGTACGGCAATAAACATTAAATACAACGCGCCGAGCGCTTGAATTTGCCAAATATTCACTAAATACGAAATGACGAAAAGCGCAGCGAAGCGAAGAATAAACGCCCCGGCAAGCCCGTAGAAGAGCGCCCGTTTTTGTTGTTTTTCTGGCAAATGTTTGACCATCACCGCCATGACGACAGCGTTATCGGCCGCTAAAATGCCCTCCAATCCGATTAAAACGAGAAGCACCCAACCATACTCTAACAACAATGATACATCCATCAATGATCCCTCCTGTAATATGTAGTTTTCCCTCGCCCGTCGGCAAAAAATCATGAAAACGCAAAAAAGACCTTCGCCGAACGGCAAAGGTCTCGCTAGACACATGTTGTGCCAACAAAGCCGATGGACAAGGTCCACGAATTGACGACTTTGTTTTCAGGCAACGCCTGAACGCTACTCCCCTTTGTAAAAGGAAAACTATAATTTAACTGTAATTTTATTATAAAGACATGAACGCATTTTGTCAACCCGTCAACTTACTTGTTTTTGTTCCGCATGCACCTCGTTTAGCTTGCTGTGCTTGCGACCATACAAAAAGTAAATGACGAGACCAATCGCGAGCCAACCGCCAAAGCTAAGCCACGTCATGGCAGGAAGCTGAAGGGCTAAATACGTACAAAACGCGACCGCAAGAAGCGGAATGATCGGTACAAACGGCACCATAAAGCTTCGTTTTAAGTTCGGCTCTGTTTTTCGCAACACTAAAATGCCGATCGCAACAGTCGTAAATGCAAACAACGTTCCGATATTTGTTAAATGCGCTAATTTATTTAACGGAATAACACCGGCAAAAATGGAAACAGCAATACCTGTTACCCATGAATTGACAAGGGGCACTTGTTTCCGTTCGCTCACTTTCGCAAACAATGACGGAAGCAAGCCGTCGCGGCTAATCGCATAAAAGAGGCGCGTTTGTGCATAAAGCATGACAAGAAGCACCGTCGTAATGCCTGTAATCGCACCGAGCGAAATAAATCCAGCAACCCAATCTTGGTTAATGTAATTTAACGCGAAAGCAACTGGATTTTTCACACCTAATTGATCGTACGGTACAATTCCTGTTAAAATGAGCGACACCGCAATATACAACAACGTACAAACAGCAAGCGAAGCGATAATACCGATCGGCATGTTGCGCTGCGGATTGCGCACTTCCTCTGCCGCTGTCGATACCGCATCAAACCCTAAATATGCGAAAAACACCGTCGCCGCTCCTGCCGCAACACCAGAAAAGCCAAACGGCATAAACGGCGTCCAGTTTTCTGGCTTCACATACCATACGCCAACCGCAATAAACAATAAAATGACTGCCACTTTAATGACGACCATCACCGCATTAAAGCGCGCTGATTTTCTCACACCTTGCGTCAATAAAAACGTAATAAGTAAAACAATAACGATGGCTGGCACATCAATAAACGTTCCTTTGGATGGATCGTATGCGCTTGTGAGGGCATGCGGAAGCTCAATGCCAAAACCGGCAAGCAACCCTTGGAAATAGCCCGACCATCCGGCCGCTACCGCCGATGCAGCCACACCGTATTCTAAAATTAAATCCCAGCCAAGCATCCATGCGATGATCTCACCAAACGTCGCATAGCTGTACGTATACGCGCTTCCCGATACGGGCACGCTCGATGCAAATTCCGCATAACAGAGCGCCGCAAATACGCACGCTAATCCAGATAAAATAAACGAAAGAACAAGCGCTGGTCCCGCATGCTCTGCCGCCGCTACGCCCGTCAAGACGAAAATGCCCGTCCCGATAATCGCTCCGATGCCAAGCATCGTCAAATCAAAGGCGCCTAATTCTTTTTTTAGTGCAGCGCCGCTTTTTCCTGACTCGCTCATGAGCGCGTCAATCGACTTTTTCCTGAACAAACTCATCGTTGTAAACTCCCCTTTTGAAAAATAAACATCTTGTTTTATACTTTAACGCCCAAAATCGTTAAAGGCAATACATTTTTATTATTTCGAAATATTTTTATTTTTCTAATAACAAAGGAAGCGTCACCGTCATCGTCGTTCCGGATCCGACTTTGCTTTTTATCGTCCACGTGCCGTTCATCATTTCAATGATGCGAACTGCCACCATCGCCCCAAGACCTGTCCCTTTTTGTTTCATGCTGAAATACGGTTCTCCGAAGCGCGCGATTTCCTCTTTCGTCATGCCGGCTCCTTCATCGCGCACAACGATCGTCACCGTTCGTTCATCGACGTGCATATGGACATATACCGCACCGCCATGCTGTATCGCTTCTATTCCATTTTTTATTATATTTAAAAAACATTGCCGAAAATATTGGGCGTTGCCACTTACTTTCGCAGGCATGAGCGTTGACACGATGTCTACCCCCGACATGTTCGCTAACGGACGCAACATGTCAATGACTTTCGTTAACTCATGATGCACGTCAAGCGGCTCCATTTTTTCTGGAAACGGCTTCGCAAACGTTAAATAATCGTCAATAATGGCGCAGGCGCGGTTTAATTCTTCAAGGGCGATATTGATATATTGTTCTCTCGTTTCCGCTAATATGTCTTTTGATTTCATGAGCTGCAAAAATCCTTTGACGACGGTTAACGGATTGCGTATTTCATGAGAAATGCTTGCGGCAAGCTGGCTGACGACTTCCATTTTTTCAAGCTTAATCGCTTCCGAGCGAACGAGCAACGCTTCACGCAACGTTTCAACGATAAGCACAACGAACGATACGGCAAAAGGAGGAACGAGAATAAAGTGAATGATGTACGACTCTGTCACTTGAAAATCAGAAATGACGATCGCCAAAATCGTAGCAACAATCGCTAATATAAACGTCACCACCCCCGAAGCGAATAATCGTTGTTTTCTCGACAGCCGTTGGAAAATAGGAGAAAACAAACTACCGAAAACGAACATCATGACATAAACAGCGACGGTAATGAATTGATAGCCGTACATCACCCAGCGCGCGAGCAGCAAAATAAGCAAGAGGGGAAAACTGACCGTCCATCCGCCGTAAAACGTGCCAAGTAAAAACGGAACTTGCCGCAAATCGTGCACGCAATCAGGGGCGATGTAAATCGGATATTTCATACATAAAATGATCGGAACGCTTGAACATGCGATAAGCAACAATCGTTGATGCGCCTTTTTTCTCTGGAAAAACCGAACGTGATCGTATAAAAAATAAAAGAAAAAAATGCTCACTAGCATGTAAAATAAATTGTTTAACACGTGCTCATTTATATATGTCATCTCTCATCTCTCCCGGCGTCATTCATACACCTCATATTTCGCACCTTGGTAGGGCGGAACAAAAGGATTTTTTATTCAGTTTTTTAGAATAACTTTTAAACCAACACCAAAAGCGATGGTATCCTTTTTTTACCATCGTTGGTCGTTCTTTATCCCATTAGACGTAAATGCTCTCGTCCATCCCTAATCCTTGCAGAATCCTTCGCTGCTCGTACGTGAGCGGTTGACCTAACGCGCGTTGAATTCGTCCATCCGGCAGTTCCAACAGGACGACTCTGACATACCAAAACAATTGAAAAATCGCTTGTCCGGTCGGTCGGGTCAGTTTCCGGCCTCCCGCGCCCTTTAATGGGTGTTCCGGGGTGATGAACTGACGCACCCGGCGCTGGAAGACGCGGTAAATCGCCAAGGCCAACAGAAACAAATAGCCCAATACCGCGACCCGTTCCGGTTTTTTTACGTAAATCTCATCCGTAAAGAACGGGTCTTTCAAGAAAGAGAAGTTCATTTCCACCGAGATTTGGCCTTTATACAACTTCAAGATCTCTTTCGCATCCATCGGTTGACCTTTCCATTCCTCCGGAACGGTCGTGACAAGGACAAACCGGGACGCTTTCCGTCTCGCCTGTTCCCACGCATCTTGGTCGAATTCCACGTTCAAGCGAAGGGCGTACAGCGTTTCCATGTCCGGTTCCGCCCCTTTTTTCGGACGTCCGCGCCGTTTTTTCGGACGCACGATCGCTTCGACCGACGCCTCGACGCGATGGAACCGGAGACGAAGGGACGCCTTTAGAGACGCTAGGGCTTGTTCGGCGTCTTCCCGGCACGAAAACAGACGGCTTTCCCACTGGGTTTGTTTCTGCCGAAGAAGCTCTGCTTCTTGGTTTCGCTCTTTTTCGAGCGTCTTTCCTTTTCGTTGGTCGAGCGCGCTGGATTCAACGACGATCAACCGGACCGAATGACCTTCGTACGTCGATGTCGTTTCCCACACCCGGTAGGTGGCTCCGTTTTTCTCCGCTAAGGAGAACGGATCGCTCCACGGCGTGTCTTGGGCATCAGCTTTAGCCAGCGCGGTTTTGACGATCCGGAGCGAAGAAGGGCCTCTTGTGATCAAAAAGGCGTTGGCGGCCTTCGTTTGCGCCAGTGTGTCTTTCGTCATGGCGGCAGAATCGGCAACATAAATCCATTCATCTTCGATCTTCGCCTGCTTCAGCTGTTTCTGCACACGGGACAACACCTCGGGATTCCACGTCTTATCCGGCAGGTTGCCGTCGTGTACATCGCCATAAAACGGGATGCCATCCTCGTTGCCAATCAGCCCAAATCCGATCTGCTTTTGCCAACGATGATGCCGGTTGTAGCCATGCGTAATCTGCAAGGCATCCGGCGAGGCCGATTCATACGCGCCATAAACGGTCTTGTCCGTCGTATCGGCGTGGAAGACGCGAAGAGAGAGGCCTTCTTTCTTGTAGATCTGCACGAGGCAAGACGAAAGGACTTGATGGATATTCGCCTCATACAGGCGATCCAAATGACGCGCGATGGCATCGTCGTTGAACCAAGACGGCTCCAGCCCTGGCCGAATCAGCTTCGGCAAATCGATGTCATGCGCCCATTGTTCCAAATGAACGAGCGCTTGCCGGCCGCTCAAGATATCCAGAACGATTAGTTTGACGATATCGCTGGCTCGAGTTTGGCATTGCGGATCCACGGGAACGAGACGATCAATCAACTGAGGAAGGTCAAGATCTTTGAACAGGGCGCTTATTATATTCAAATAAGAACTTTCATAAATGGCCCGAATTTGAACGTCCATGATGAGCAAACTCCTTTGCTTTCCTTGTATTCCAAGGTTTTATTCGACAGGAAGATAAAAAAATCCTCCCGATTTTTGTCGAGAGGGTGCGAAATGTGAGATACACGTTCAGTTTCGCTAAAATTTTTTCTGTTGTCAACGCATCGACATCTTTGAAAAATTGCCTCGTTTCCATTATGATAAAGATGCAAACTACATAGTGGAGATGGTCATATGAACGAACGGCGTTATTTGCCGCTTTTATTTATTGTCATGTTTTTCGTCATGATGGGATTCGGAATTATTATTCCCGTCCTTCCGTTTTTCGCTGAAAACATCGGTGCAACCCCAACAGAGCTCGGTTGGCTCATGGCTGTGTATTCTTTTATGCAATTTTTGTTCGCACCGATGTGGGGAAACTTATCTGACCGATACGGGCGAAAGCCGATGATACTTATCGGTATTTCCGGCTTGGCGCTGTCGTTTTTCTTATTCGCCTTAGCAACAAAACTTTGGATGTTGTTTGCGGCCCGCATCATTGGCGGCTTCTTATCTGCCGCGACGATGCCGACAGCGATGGCGTATGTGGCTGATGTAACGACAGAAGAAAACCGCGGAAAAGGAATGGGCATGATCGGTGCGGCTGTCGGACTCGGATTTATTTTCGGACCAGCGATCGGCGGCATCTTTTCCGCTACAAGCTTAACGGTCCCATTTTGGATCGCCGGCTGTTTATCGCTCTTGACTGCCGTGTTCGTTTTCTTTTTCTTACAAGAGTCACTTCCGAAAGAAAAGCGTTCGATCGGACAAGCGAAACGGCCATCGCTTTCCTCCGCCCTTCAAGGACCTTTGGCGCGCTTATATATGTTGCAGCTGATCGTCACATTTTCCCTCGCTGGTCTTGAAGCGACGTTCGCTTA comes from Anoxybacillus flavithermus and encodes:
- a CDS encoding TerC family protein, whose translation is MDVSLLLEYGWVLLVLIGLEGILAADNAVVMAVMVKHLPEKQQKRALFYGLAGAFILRFAALFVISYLVNIWQIQALGALYLMFIAVHHFINKNRDGSHKEGKKQSGFWMTVLKVEIADLAFAIDSILAAVALAMTLPDTNLPPIGGLDGGKFLVIFAGGLIGVIIMRFAANAFVKLLHKRPSLESAAFLIVGWVGVKLAVYTLAHPSLAVVPEHFAHSALWKAIFWIVLLAIAAGGWFFSGKETKQQKEAIQTLKKAQNE
- a CDS encoding amino acid permease; this encodes MSLFRKKSIDALMSESGKSGAALKKELGAFDLTMLGIGAIIGTGIFVLTGVAAAEHAGPALVLSFILSGLACVFAALCYAEFASSVPVSGSAYTYSYATFGEIIAWMLGWDLILEYGVAASAVAAGWSGYFQGLLAGFGIELPHALTSAYDPSKGTFIDVPAIVIVLLITFLLTQGVRKSARFNAVMVVIKVAVILLFIAVGVWYVKPENWTPFMPFGFSGVAAGAATVFFAYLGFDAVSTAAEEVRNPQRNMPIGIIASLAVCTLLYIAVSLILTGIVPYDQLGVKNPVAFALNYINQDWVAGFISLGAITGITTVLLVMLYAQTRLFYAISRDGLLPSLFAKVSERKQVPLVNSWVTGIAVSIFAGVIPLNKLAHLTNIGTLFAFTTVAIGILVLRKTEPNLKRSFMVPFVPIIPLLAVAFCTYLALQLPAMTWLSFGGWLAIGLVIYFLYGRKHSKLNEVHAEQKQVS
- a CDS encoding sensor histidine kinase — encoded protein: MTYINEHVLNNLFYMLVSIFFFYFLYDHVRFFQRKKAHQRLLLIACSSVPIILCMKYPIYIAPDCVHDLRQVPFLLGTFYGGWTVSFPLLLILLLARWVMYGYQFITVAVYVMMFVFGSLFSPIFQRLSRKQRLFASGVVTFILAIVATILAIVISDFQVTESYIIHFILVPPFAVSFVVLIVETLREALLVRSEAIKLEKMEVVSQLAASISHEIRNPLTVVKGFLQLMKSKDILAETREQYINIALEELNRACAIIDDYLTFAKPFPEKMEPLDVHHELTKVIDMLRPLANMSGVDIVSTLMPAKVSGNAQYFRQCFLNIIKNGIEAIQHGGAVYVHMHVDERTVTIVVRDEGAGMTKEEIARFGEPYFSMKQKGTGLGAMVAVRIIEMMNGTWTIKSKVGSGTTMTVTLPLLLEK
- a CDS encoding IS1634 family transposase, with the protein product MDVQIRAIYESSYLNIISALFKDLDLPQLIDRLVPVDPQCQTRASDIVKLIVLDILSGRQALVHLEQWAHDIDLPKLIRPGLEPSWFNDDAIARHLDRLYEANIHQVLSSCLVQIYKKEGLSLRVFHADTTDKTVYGAYESASPDALQITHGYNRHHRWQKQIGFGLIGNEDGIPFYGDVHDGNLPDKTWNPEVLSRVQKQLKQAKIEDEWIYVADSAAMTKDTLAQTKAANAFLITRGPSSLRIVKTALAKADAQDTPWSDPFSLAEKNGATYRVWETTSTYEGHSVRLIVVESSALDQRKGKTLEKERNQEAELLRQKQTQWESRLFSCREDAEQALASLKASLRLRFHRVEASVEAIVRPKKRRGRPKKGAEPDMETLYALRLNVEFDQDAWEQARRKASRFVLVTTVPEEWKGQPMDAKEILKLYKGQISVEMNFSFLKDPFFTDEIYVKKPERVAVLGYLFLLALAIYRVFQRRVRQFITPEHPLKGAGGRKLTRPTGQAIFQLFWYVRVVLLELPDGRIQRALGQPLTYEQRRILQGLGMDESIYV
- a CDS encoding tetracycline resistance MFS efflux pump; the encoded protein is MNERRYLPLLFIVMFFVMMGFGIIIPVLPFFAENIGATPTELGWLMAVYSFMQFLFAPMWGNLSDRYGRKPMILIGISGLALSFFLFALATKLWMLFAARIIGGFLSAATMPTAMAYVADVTTEENRGKGMGMIGAAVGLGFIFGPAIGGIFSATSLTVPFWIAGCLSLLTAVFVFFFLQESLPKEKRSIGQAKRPSLSSALQGPLARLYMLQLIVTFSLAGLEATFAYFAAKRAGLTSKELGYIFMIMGLAGAIVQGGLLGKLIASFGERTVIRAGLFLSALGFFLILFINHFWTAALYLTIFGIGNGVIRPCVSSLLTKYTTGGQGSATGVLSSFDSLGRIGGPAIAGWLFTLKPSLPYVTGILLTFVSFALFQSFQRAMMQKGSA